In the genome of Vicia villosa cultivar HV-30 ecotype Madison, WI linkage group LG7, Vvil1.0, whole genome shotgun sequence, one region contains:
- the LOC131619194 gene encoding uncharacterized protein LOC131619194 produces MSVLVNGSPTKEFVVERGLRKGDPLSPFIFVIVAEALKGMVSKVAEIGEYVGFNIRRKCSVDILQFVDDTLSIGKGRWKQVWAIKAIPRGFEMVSGLGINYHKSKIIGFNVSDNFLDIASNFLSCRREDNNFTFLGIPIGINPRRISSWNVILNKLKSRLLDWKVRLLSFGGRLTLLKSVLCSLSIFMLSFYNAPKKVLMEISRLQSNFLWGGVGENKKIHWWRWRILGGSKDLWYRVFRARYEDINLHVVSYNSKVDKKFSKSTWWTDILSLENSYNENLFVDNCRFFIGNGYNTSFWQSRWMGDFCLKVLFPVAYNLSEFKFVSVASMGGWRGDVWF; encoded by the exons ATGTCGGTTTTGGTGAATGGAAGCCCTACGAAAGAATTTGTGGTAGAGAGAGGTCTAAGGAAAGGGGATCCGTTATCGCCGTTTATTTTTGTCATTGTAGCGGAGGCGTTGAAGGGAATGGTTAGCAAGGTGGCAGAGATAGGTGAATATGTTGGTTTCAATATAAGGAGAAAGTGTAGTGTGGATATTTTACAATTTGTGGATGATACTTTATCGATAGGAAAGGGGAGATGGAAGCAAGTGTGGGCTATCAAGGCTATTCCAAGAGGTTTTGAGATGGTGTCGGGTCTTGGGATCAATTATCACAAAAGCAAAATTATTGGATTTAATGTTAGTGACAACTTTTTGGATATTGCTTCTAACTTTTTGTCTTGTAGGAGGGAAGATAATAACTTCACTTTTCTTGGTATTCCTATAGGAATTAATCCTAGAAGGATTTCCTCTTGGAACGTGATTTTGAACAAACTAAAGTCCCGTCTCTTGGATTGGAAGGTGCGATTACTTAGTTTTGGAGGTAGACTCACTCTCTTAAAATCCGTTCTTTGTAGTCTTTCGATATTTATGCTTTCCTTTTATAATGCTCCTAAGAAGGTGTTAATGGAGATATCGAGACTGCAAAGCAATTTTCTTTGGGGTGGAGTGGGGGAAAACAAGAAAATTCATTGG TGGCGTTGGAGAATTCTAGGCGGTTCAAAGGATTTATGGTATAGAGTGTTCAGAGCTAGATACGAAGATATTAACCTCCACGTGGTTTCTTATAATAGCAAAGTTGATAAGAAGTTTTCGAAATCTACTTGGTGGACGGACATATTATCTTTGGAGAATAGTTACAATGAAAACTTGTTTGTTGATAATTGTAGATTTTTTATTGGTAATGGATACAACACTTCTTTTTGGCAATCAAGGTGGATGGGAGATTTTTGTTTGAAGGTTCTTTTTCCGGTGGCTTACAATCTTTCGGAGTTTAAATTTGTTTCGGTTGCGAGTATGGGAGGTTGGAGGGGAGACGTTTGGTTTTAG
- the LOC131617311 gene encoding RING-H2 finger protein ATL11-like, producing MQKNNHFTLLSFDHGQAWLTLLLVISLIQISPPVTGQPMGPEDPTENNKSVATIMGIVALMFLFSGFLSLYSAKCSDRQHGVIYDLTLPNAANVVRAQNNVPSNGLNQDVIDTFPTFRYSNVKGLKIGKSTLACAVCLNEFQDDETLRLIPKCSHVYHHGCIDIWLVSHNTCPVCRANLVPVTDEDATESPIVSIQIPEGELHHNEEDQEVEPVEEEQIGDTIEVVYSPKIDLLRRSKTYSAPIRSRSTGFLSSLWLSRSNSTGVLVQPGEDCERFTLRLPDEVRNQMMMNTTTLKRAKSCVSFTRMSSGKCGYRSRSFGCGSGNGHVQYERFGSEEEENLGFVRNNWSNKSARKSHMKCLGIDMDNNGGERSYDLLCHV from the coding sequence ATGCAGAAGAATAATCATTTTACTCTCTTGAGTTTCGATCATGGCCAAGCATGGCTCACTTTGTTGCTTGTTATTAGTCTCATACAAATCTCGCCGCCGGTAACCGGTCAACCGATGGGACCGGAAGATCCAACGGAGAACAACAAATCAGTTGCAACCATTATGGGAATTGTAGCCCTAATGTTCCTTTTCTCAGGTTTCCTTTCTCTCTACTCAGCCAAATGCAGTGATCGTCAACACGGTGTTATTTACGACCTCACTCTACCTAACGCTGCAAACGTTGTTAGGGCACAAAACAACGTGCCAAGTAATGGTTTAAACCAAGATGTCATCGACACTTTTCCGACTTTTCGTTACTCCAACGTGAAGGGACTCAAGATTGGGAAGAGCACTTTGGCTTGTGCTGTTTGTTTGAACGAGTTTCAAGATGATGAGACGTTGCGTTTGATTCCTAAATGTAGCCATGTTTATCACCATGGTTGTATAGATATTTGGCTTGTTTCTCATAATACTTGTCCGGTTTGTCGTGCTAACCTTGTTCCGGTAACCGACGAGGACGCTACCGAGTCTCCGATTGTATCCATTCAGATACCAGAAGGAGAATTACATCATAATGAAGAAGATCAAGAAGTAGAGCCTGTTGAAGAGGAACAAATAGGAGACACAATTGAAGTGGTATATTCACCTAAGATAGATTTACTTCGTAGGTCTAAGACATACTCTGCACCAATACGGTCGAGATCGACAGGATTCTTATCTTCTCTTTGGTTATCACGGTCAAACTCGACAGGTGTGTTGGTGCAGCCAGGTGAGGATTGTGAGAGATTTACATTGAGGTTACCGGATGAAGTTCGAAATCAGATGATGATGAACACGACCACGCTTAAGCGTGCGAAAAGCTGTGTGAGTTTTACGCGAATGAGCAGTGGAAAGTGTGGTTATAGGTCAAGAAGTTTCGGGTGTGGAAGTGGGAATGGTCATGTGCAGTATGAAAGGTTTGGAAGTGAGGAAGAAGAAAATTTAGGGTTTGTTAGGAACAATTGGAGTAATAAATCTGCAAGAAAATCTCATATGAAGTGTTTGGGCATTGATATGGACAATAATGGTGGTGAGAGATCATATGATCTTTTATGTCATGTGTAG